The Calditrichota bacterium DNA segment CCGCCGGCTTCGAGTCGGATGAGGTATATGCCGCTCTCGAGGCCGCTCGCGTCCCATTTCGACTGGTGCGTTCCGGCTCCGAAGCGTCCCTGATCGATTGCGATCACCGCGCGTCCGGTCAAGTCGAAAGCCGTGAGGCGGACGTCGGACTCATCCGGCAGGCTAAACGCAAGGCTGGTCGTCCGGTTGAACGGATTCGGGTAAGGCTCATCCAGCGTTAACGCAAGCGGCGTTTCGGGAAGCGTCACCGGCACCGCGACCGGCCCCCACCAGACCTCGGCGACGCCCGGCTCGGCCGCGAGGCCGCGCAGGATTAGGATTGTCCGGCTGCCGTTTATGGCGAAGTCGTCGAACGGGTTCTCCCACCGCGTGAACCCGACCTCCCAGCCGCGGGTGATAGTAAAGACGATCCTCGAATAATCGAGCGGCGCCGTAATCAGGATGAACCGCGCCGACTCCTGGCCCGCCATGCCTTGGTCGATATCGACCTGCAGCCGGACGTCGGTCCAGTGCCAATAGCGCTGTCCTTGCACCTGGTTTGCCAGCGACGGGATGCGAATGAAGAACCCGCTTTGCCTCCCTTCACCTTCTACGACCCGGATATCCGCCGGCACGTCCTGCCAGCGCTCGATGTCGTGCCCCCAGGCGCCCGAGAGTTGGAATCCCTTAAGCCGGACGACGGCTTCGGTTTGGTCGTTCGGATACCAGAGATACATCGGCGCAAGGGAGACCGCAAGGCCGGGATTCAGGCTGATCTCGGCATGCTGGACATAGTGCCATGCGCCACGAGGTTCGGTAGTAGATATCCCTATCCGGACGTCCTCCGAGACGATGATGTCGGGCACCTCCATACGGACTTCAGGCGTCAGTTCGAAGGCGATCTCGTCGGTGACCTGGTCG contains these protein-coding regions:
- a CDS encoding T9SS type A sorting domain-containing protein — encoded protein: MTALPDNGQPTLIVCRYEGTMHQIRLSCAALSALALVFLTPLAANADVWIPPWGESLYDSTFFTITYSDTGIDVRIETRMAARKFVSDDYLLTWSRTDSAGYFQIRDSRAAFSDSIANAHFGSFDAAFIGLSRCLLEDTVTFALTTRLFHPVSDTVLAPHWLSYRQNLLRRSGDPAWGEFGEMPPYDDPTDWYVRVVSNRDVTVEANGERRSGRDVVFTGRMGPFDWRMAFGCAVFLSGNSSYRDQVTDEIAFELTPEVRMEVPDIIVSEDVRIGISTTEPRGAWHYVQHAEISLNPGLAVSLAPMYLWYPNDQTEAVVRLKGFQLSGAWGHDIERWQDVPADIRVVEGEGRQSGFFIRIPSLANQVQGQRYWHWTDVRLQVDIDQGMAGQESARFILITAPLDYSRIVFTITRGWEVGFTRWENPFDDFAINGSRTILILRGLAAEPGVAEVWWGPVAVPVTLPETPLALTLDEPYPNPFNRTTSLAFSLPDESDVRLTAFDLTGRAVIAIDQGRFGAGTHQSKWDASGLESGIYLIRLEAGGEVRTAKAVVVK